A stretch of the Agelaius phoeniceus isolate bAgePho1 chromosome 1, bAgePho1.hap1, whole genome shotgun sequence genome encodes the following:
- the CLDN12 gene encoding claudin-12 yields the protein MGCRDVHAATVLAFLSGTASVAGLLAAVLLPNWRQMRLYTYNKNERNVTVYTGLWIKCARFDGSRDCVIYDPQWYTAVDQLDLRVLQFALPLSMFTAVSALFLCMIGMCNTAFVSTVPNVKLAKCLVNSAGCHLVAGLLFLLACAICLTPSIWVIFYNNYLNRKYEPVFSFDISVFIAIASAGGLFFTSIMLFLWYCACKSLPSPFWQPLYSHAPSMHSYASQPYSARSRLSAVEIDIPVVTHSS from the coding sequence ATGGGCTGCCGGGATGTTCATGCGGCGACCGTGCTGGCCTTCCTCAGTGGAACAGCCTCAGTAGCTGGGCTCCTTGCAGCAGTTCTGCTTCCCAACTGGAGGCAGATGAGACTGTACACGTACAACAAGAATGAGAGGAATGTGACGGTTTACACTGGACTCTGGATTAAGTGTGCGCGCTTTGATGGGAGCAGAGACTGTGTGATCTATGACCCACAGTGGTACACGGCTGTGGATCAGCTGGATTTGCGCGTTCTTCAGTTTGCCCTTCCTCTGAGTATGTTCACTGCTGTCTCAGCTCTGTTCCTGTGCATGATTGGCATGTGTAACACAGCCTTTGTATCGACCGTGCCAAACGTCAAGCTGGCCAAGTGCCTGGTAAACAGCGCAGGCTGCCATCTCGTGGCCGGCCTCTTGTTCCTGCTTGCCTGTGCCATTTGTCTCACTCCGTCCATCTGGGTCATCTTTTATAACAATTATCTGAACAGGAAATACGAGCCCGTCTTCAGCTTTGACATCTCTGTATTTATTGCCATTGCCAGTGCTGGCGGTCTGTTTTTCACTTCCATCATGCTGTTCCTGTGGTACTGTGCATGCAAAAgcctcccttctcctttctggcAGCCCCTGTATTCCCACGCCCCCAGCATGCACAGCTATGCCTCTCAGCCCTACTCCGCACGTTCTCGCCTCTCTGCCGTAGAAATCGACATTCCTGTTGTGACACATTCATCTTAA